The Acidobacteriota bacterium genome contains the following window.
AGCGCAGCGCTACCGTCGCGATCGCGTCACGGAAATCGACGAGATAATTCGCCAGTACCAGACCGGTCCCCAGACGCAGCAGACAGCAGAGATCCTGCGGCAGCTGAACGAACGGCGTCGGCAGATGATGGAGGCCATCCAGCGCGGGAGCAACTTCTCGCTGAGCAACACGGTGCCGGCGTGGGTTTCCCTCTCGTTGGGCAGCGCGTATTTCCGGACGGAGAAATTCGAGGACGCGGAACGCGAGTACAAGGCGGCGATTGCGGCCGACGGACGATCCGGTGAGGCGCACAACAATCTGGCGGTCGTCTACCTGCTGACGGGAAGGGCCGACGAGGCGGAGAAGGAAGTGAAAGCGGCCGAAAAAGCTGGATTCAAGGTGCAGCCGCAGCTCAAAGAAGACATCAAGGCGGCGAAGAAGAAGGCGACGAACTGAAGGGTTCTACCGGCGGGTTCTGACGGGTGGTTCTGCCGAGAGGTTCGGACCCGGACATGGTAGTCTGTTGCCATGCGAACTACCATCGACAAGGCAGGGCGTGTGGTCATTCCGGCCGTCATCCGCGAGCGGGCCGGATTGAGACCAGGCACGCCGCTCGA
Protein-coding sequences here:
- a CDS encoding tetratricopeptide repeat protein, with the translated sequence MRMTSAATLAFVLACTPPTLLAEQFRAAPRELANNRDRALVPYRLGFEHMRAEDFEKATRAFQQAVEIDPQFELAFYMLGRSYMAQKRYVEAISALTRSRDLYQAQAGQRFSNQQEAQRYRRDRVTEIDEIIRQYQTGPQTQQTAEILRQLNERRRQMMEAIQRGSNFSLSNTVPAWVSLSLGSAYFRTEKFEDAEREYKAAIAADGRSGEAHNNLAVVYLLTGRADEAEKEVKAAEKAGFKVQPQLKEDIKAAKKKATN
- a CDS encoding AbrB/MazE/SpoVT family DNA-binding domain-containing protein, coding for MRTTIDKAGRVVIPAVIRERAGLRPGTPL